One Ignavibacteriota bacterium DNA segment encodes these proteins:
- a CDS encoding methylmalonyl-CoA mutase family protein: MEGWMGGQRFTTVSGQDIKPLYTPADVAGKDPSRELGNPGEYPYTRGIYGSMYRGRLWTMRQFAGFGTPEDTNERYHYLLGHGQTGLSVAFDLPTLMGCDCDDPLAEGEVGICGVSVSSLADMEALFRGITLKDVSTSMTINAPAAMALALYIVVAGQQGAKPSELRGTIQADILKEYIAQKEWIYPPRPSMRIVTDMIEYCTQEMPLWHPVSVSGYHIREAGSTAIQELAFTLADGFAYVEACIERGMDVDAFAPRLSFFFNSHLDFFEEIAKFRAARRIYAKRMKERYGARDPRSMTLRFHTQTAGCTLTAQQPENNIVRTAFQALAGVLGGTQSLHTNSMDETLALPGEKAVKIALRTQQIIAHETGVVNTADPLGGSYFIESLTDTMEAGAEEYFRRIDALGGVIPAIEQGFFQREIADAAYRYQRALDEGEKVMVGVNSFTEEHEKVEIPILTISPDVEASQRRRIAAVRASRDGHAVEQALAALRDAAAGDANLMPPLIACARAYATVGEMCRTLAAVFGTHEESVAF; the protein is encoded by the coding sequence ATGGAGGGATGGATGGGTGGGCAGCGATTCACGACGGTCAGCGGACAGGACATCAAGCCGCTGTATACCCCTGCTGACGTAGCGGGGAAGGATCCTTCACGAGAGCTCGGCAACCCCGGGGAGTATCCGTATACGCGCGGGATCTATGGTTCGATGTACCGCGGGAGGCTGTGGACCATGCGGCAGTTCGCAGGGTTCGGCACACCCGAGGACACGAACGAGCGCTACCACTACCTGCTCGGGCACGGGCAGACCGGCCTTTCGGTGGCGTTCGATCTTCCGACGCTGATGGGGTGCGACTGTGATGATCCGCTCGCCGAAGGCGAGGTCGGGATCTGTGGCGTCTCGGTGAGTTCGTTGGCGGACATGGAAGCGCTCTTCCGCGGGATCACGCTGAAGGACGTTTCCACATCCATGACGATCAACGCGCCGGCGGCGATGGCCCTTGCGTTGTATATCGTCGTCGCCGGGCAGCAGGGCGCGAAGCCGTCGGAGCTCCGCGGAACGATCCAGGCGGATATTCTGAAGGAGTACATCGCGCAGAAGGAATGGATCTACCCGCCGCGGCCTTCGATGCGGATCGTGACGGACATGATCGAGTACTGCACACAGGAAATGCCGCTCTGGCACCCGGTGTCGGTGAGCGGGTATCATATCCGGGAGGCGGGTTCCACCGCCATCCAGGAGCTGGCATTCACGCTGGCGGACGGGTTCGCGTACGTGGAAGCGTGCATCGAGCGGGGCATGGATGTGGATGCCTTTGCGCCGCGGCTCTCGTTCTTTTTCAATTCGCATCTGGACTTCTTCGAGGAGATCGCCAAGTTCCGCGCCGCACGCCGGATCTATGCGAAGCGGATGAAGGAGCGCTACGGCGCGCGTGACCCCCGTTCGATGACGTTGCGGTTCCATACGCAGACCGCAGGATGCACGCTCACCGCGCAGCAGCCGGAGAACAACATCGTCCGTACCGCGTTCCAGGCGCTGGCCGGAGTCCTCGGCGGGACGCAGTCGCTCCATACCAATTCTATGGATGAGACGCTCGCCCTTCCCGGCGAGAAGGCGGTGAAGATCGCGTTGCGCACGCAGCAGATCATCGCGCATGAGACGGGCGTCGTGAACACGGCGGACCCGTTGGGGGGGAGTTATTTCATCGAGTCGTTGACGGACACGATGGAGGCCGGTGCGGAGGAGTATTTCCGGCGGATCGATGCCCTCGGAGGCGTGATCCCTGCCATCGAGCAGGGGTTCTTCCAGCGCGAGATCGCCGATGCGGCGTACCGGTACCAGCGGGCGCTGGACGAAGGGGAGAAGGTGATGGTCGGGGTGAACAGCTTCACGGAAGAGCATGAGAAGGTGGAGATCCCGATCCTGACGATCTCACCGGATGTGGAGGCGTCGCAGCGCAGGCGCATCGCTGCCGTCCGCGCCTCCCGGGATGGACATGCCGTGGAACAAGCCCTTGCCGCGCTGCGGGATGCCGCGGCGGGGGATGCGAATCTGATGCCGCCCCTCATCGCGTGCGCCCGCGCGTACGCGACGGTGGGGGAGATGTGCCGCACGCTCGCTGCGGTGTTCGGCACGCACGAAGAGAGTGTGGCATTCTAA
- a CDS encoding DUF362 domain-containing protein, with amino-acid sequence MTRSKVAVLKTTPATVLQDYARLAELAGMEQALSKNATTILKDNISWHFPFPAANTTPWQLEGSIIALKNAGYKDITAVQNKTVVTDAFKGEDLNRYVPIFKKYQIPVLFNFRDADMKWVPITPKKKMHVLDRIFPEGIRIPDYFAGKNIVHLPTVKCHIYSTTTGAMKNAFGGLLNTKRHYTHSWIHRTLVDLLAIQKEIHAGVFAFMDGTTVGNGPGPRTMFPVVKDYILASADQTAIDAVAAKMMGFDPMSIEFIRVAHEDGLGVGDPREIEIVGADISNESWGFKVGNNGASMFGNLAWFGPLKFAQKLFFHTPLVHAFIFASEAYHDYYRWPLKDRATFENWRATTPWGTMFQQYEKM; translated from the coding sequence ATGACCAGATCCAAAGTCGCCGTTTTGAAAACGACCCCTGCAACCGTGTTGCAGGACTACGCGCGTCTTGCAGAACTGGCGGGGATGGAGCAGGCGTTGAGCAAGAATGCGACGACGATCCTGAAGGACAATATTTCATGGCACTTCCCGTTCCCGGCGGCGAATACGACGCCGTGGCAATTGGAAGGGTCCATTATCGCGCTGAAGAACGCCGGCTACAAGGACATCACCGCTGTCCAGAACAAGACCGTGGTGACGGATGCCTTCAAGGGCGAGGATCTGAACCGCTACGTGCCCATCTTCAAGAAATATCAGATCCCCGTGCTCTTCAACTTCCGGGATGCGGACATGAAGTGGGTCCCGATCACGCCGAAGAAAAAGATGCACGTCCTCGACCGGATCTTCCCCGAAGGGATCCGCATACCGGATTACTTCGCCGGCAAGAATATCGTGCACCTGCCGACCGTGAAGTGCCACATCTACTCCACGACCACCGGCGCCATGAAGAACGCGTTCGGCGGGCTGTTGAATACCAAGCGGCACTACACGCATTCCTGGATCCATCGGACGCTGGTTGACCTCCTGGCGATCCAGAAGGAGATCCATGCCGGCGTGTTCGCATTCATGGATGGCACCACGGTCGGCAATGGCCCCGGGCCGCGTACGATGTTCCCGGTCGTGAAGGACTACATCCTCGCGAGTGCCGACCAGACCGCCATCGATGCCGTTGCCGCGAAGATGATGGGCTTCGATCCCATGTCGATCGAGTTCATCCGCGTCGCGCACGAGGACGGCCTCGGGGTCGGGGATCCGCGCGAGATCGAGATCGTGGGTGCGGACATCAGCAACGAATCGTGGGGCTTCAAGGTCGGGAACAACGGCGCCAGCATGTTCGGCAACCTGGCGTGGTTCGGACCCCTCAAGTTCGCGCAGAAACTCTTCTTTCACACCCCCCTCGTCCACGCGTTCATCTTCGCCTCGGAAGCGTACCACGATTACTACCGCTGGCCGCTGAAGGACCGCGCGACGTTCGAGAACTGGCGTGCGACAACGCCATGGGGCACGATGTTCCAGCAGTATGAGAAGATGTAA
- a CDS encoding DMT family transporter codes for MTSKARAEAALLSMTLIWGGTFPIVKLTMEFVSPVLLVAIRFSLGTLILLLFFRKRIFPLPPGAVGKGSVLALFLFLGFVAQNIGLTVTTASKSAFITGLMVLFVPLLQFVIERKPPKIGNIAGIFVVVGGLWLLTSPEGAALNSGDALTLVCAVLFAIYIVYLDVISRDMSAVQLLFMQMAATTVFAVIATAGFEHVYFVYDITAVSGMLYLTLFATLLTTYVQTRYQKETTPTRAVVIFSVEPVVAAVLSYFILGEVLGTAGIVGGALIIGGVLLSELSDNIPLLNRSLGSAS; via the coding sequence GTGACATCGAAGGCCCGGGCTGAGGCAGCGCTGCTGTCCATGACCCTCATCTGGGGCGGGACGTTCCCCATCGTGAAACTCACGATGGAGTTCGTCTCGCCCGTCTTGCTTGTAGCGATCCGGTTCTCGCTGGGGACGCTGATCCTGCTCCTGTTCTTCCGGAAGCGGATCTTCCCGCTCCCTCCGGGTGCCGTGGGGAAGGGGAGTGTGCTCGCGCTCTTCCTCTTCCTTGGATTCGTGGCGCAGAATATCGGGCTGACGGTGACCACGGCCTCGAAATCGGCATTCATTACCGGACTCATGGTGTTGTTTGTTCCGCTCCTGCAGTTCGTGATCGAACGGAAACCGCCGAAGATCGGCAACATTGCAGGCATCTTCGTGGTGGTGGGCGGCCTCTGGCTGCTGACCTCGCCAGAAGGGGCTGCGCTCAACAGCGGGGATGCACTCACGCTGGTCTGTGCCGTGCTCTTCGCGATCTACATCGTCTATCTCGATGTCATCTCGCGGGATATGTCCGCCGTGCAATTGCTGTTCATGCAGATGGCGGCGACGACGGTGTTCGCGGTGATCGCCACCGCCGGATTTGAGCACGTGTATTTCGTCTACGACATCACGGCGGTCAGCGGGATGCTCTACCTGACCCTGTTCGCGACCCTGCTCACGACATACGTCCAGACCCGTTACCAGAAGGAGACCACACCGACGCGCGCGGTGGTGATCTTCTCGGTCGAGCCGGTCGTTGCCGCGGTCCTCTCGTATTTCATCCTCGGCGAGGTCCTGGGAACCGCCGGCATCGTCGGCGGTGCCCTCATCATCGGCGGGGTGCTGCTGTCCGAACTCTCGGACAACATCCCGTTGCTCAATCGCTCGCTGGGGAGTGCATCTTGA
- a CDS encoding acylphosphatase codes for MHIIVHGLVHGVGFRWFVAREAGALGLRGHVSNRPEGTVEIEAEGDRSLLEALIAHVKVGPRSAQVRDLHIEWQQPRKDTRPFEIR; via the coding sequence GTGCACATCATCGTCCACGGACTCGTCCACGGTGTCGGATTCCGGTGGTTCGTGGCGCGCGAGGCGGGGGCGCTCGGCCTCCGCGGCCATGTCAGCAACCGGCCGGAGGGGACCGTGGAGATCGAGGCCGAAGGCGATCGGTCGCTCCTCGAAGCGTTGATCGCCCACGTGAAGGTGGGTCCGCGCTCCGCACAGGTGCGCGACCTTCACATCGAATGGCAACAACCACGGAAGGACACGAGGCCCTTTGAGATCCGCTGA
- a CDS encoding 2-C-methyl-D-erythritol 2,4-cyclodiphosphate synthase, whose protein sequence is MPRVGFGYDVHRLITGRPLVLGGVEIGHTHGLDGHSDADVLIHAIMDALLGAAALGDIGKHFPNTDPQYRGISSVHLLAHVGRLLEAKGYALVNIDATLILEVPKILPHVPRMQENIGAALGVDPGRISIKATTGEGMGFVGRREGAAAHAVAALVQLP, encoded by the coding sequence ATTCCGCGCGTCGGATTCGGTTATGACGTCCATCGGCTCATCACGGGCCGTCCGCTCGTGCTCGGCGGTGTGGAGATCGGGCACACGCATGGCCTCGACGGCCACTCGGATGCCGATGTCTTGATCCATGCCATCATGGACGCGCTGCTCGGCGCGGCGGCACTGGGCGACATCGGGAAGCATTTTCCGAACACCGACCCGCAGTACCGGGGGATCTCCAGTGTTCACCTCCTCGCACATGTCGGCCGGCTTCTCGAAGCGAAGGGGTACGCCCTCGTGAACATTGATGCCACGCTCATCCTGGAGGTTCCGAAGATCCTTCCGCATGTTCCCCGGATGCAGGAGAACATCGGTGCAGCGCTGGGGGTCGATCCCGGCCGCATCTCCATCAAAGCCACCACCGGCGAAGGCATGGGCTTCGTCGGCCGTCGTGAAGGCGCGGCCGCCCATGCGGTCGCGGCTCTCGTCCAACTCCCGTAG
- a CDS encoding DedA family protein — protein MQEAFQYLSSIDPLYVYALVMGLALVENLFPPSPSDVMIVAAGTLVGMGHVSFIPALLSATAGSTLGFMIMYKIGDWFGDHILEQGKIKFLPLEQVHRVERWFQKYGYMIIVINRFLTGTRAVVSFFAGMSELKLLPTTGLCFISALVWNAILILSGYYLGENWDRISFFISTYSQIVTTIVVLVVLVWAARFVYKRTNGRKPKL, from the coding sequence GTGCAAGAAGCCTTCCAGTATCTGAGCAGCATCGATCCATTGTATGTCTATGCCCTGGTCATGGGCCTGGCCCTGGTGGAGAATCTCTTCCCGCCGTCACCCAGCGACGTGATGATCGTCGCGGCCGGGACGCTCGTGGGCATGGGACATGTGTCGTTCATCCCCGCCTTGCTGAGCGCGACCGCGGGCAGCACGCTCGGTTTCATGATCATGTATAAGATCGGCGATTGGTTCGGTGACCACATCCTGGAGCAAGGAAAGATCAAGTTCCTTCCCCTTGAACAGGTTCACCGCGTCGAGCGATGGTTCCAGAAATACGGCTACATGATCATCGTGATCAACAGGTTCCTGACCGGAACACGCGCCGTGGTTTCGTTCTTTGCCGGGATGTCCGAGCTGAAACTCCTGCCCACAACAGGCCTGTGCTTCATCAGTGCTCTGGTGTGGAACGCGATCCTGATCCTTTCCGGATACTATCTGGGGGAGAACTGGGACCGCATCAGCTTCTTCATCTCGACGTACAGCCAGATCGTGACGACCATCGTCGTTCTTGTGGTCCTTGTCTGGGCGGCGCGGTTCGTGTACAAGCGGACGAATGGCCGCAAGCCCAAACTCTGA
- a CDS encoding phosphatase PAP2 family protein: MDILLGVDTTLFVFLNATIATPLGDLVWPFITDYDKNLYIRILLVGVWLALMIRGGKRGRTAALLLVLVIVCSDQLSSFVIKPLVDRPRPCHTVEGAPVVANVHLLVGCGGGRAFPSSHAVNNFAVATLFAFFYRRARIWLFVWAALVAFSRVAVGVHFPLDIVGGGLIGWGVASVILQAWALAGRTVAPWLKLEPAGGTPHA; encoded by the coding sequence ATGGATATCCTCCTTGGTGTCGATACGACGCTGTTCGTTTTCCTGAATGCCACGATCGCGACGCCGCTCGGCGATCTGGTGTGGCCGTTCATCACGGACTACGACAAGAACCTGTACATCCGCATCCTTCTCGTCGGTGTGTGGCTCGCGCTCATGATCAGGGGTGGGAAGCGTGGCCGCACCGCGGCGCTCCTCCTTGTGCTGGTGATCGTGTGCTCCGACCAGCTCAGTAGTTTCGTGATCAAGCCCCTTGTGGACCGGCCGCGCCCATGTCATACGGTGGAGGGCGCCCCCGTCGTTGCGAATGTGCATCTGCTCGTGGGCTGTGGGGGAGGGAGAGCGTTCCCCTCCTCGCACGCCGTCAACAATTTCGCGGTGGCGACGCTCTTCGCGTTCTTCTACCGGCGGGCCAGGATATGGTTGTTCGTGTGGGCCGCCCTCGTTGCATTCTCCCGCGTTGCGGTGGGCGTGCACTTCCCTCTGGATATCGTTGGCGGGGGGCTCATCGGGTGGGGCGTCGCATCGGTCATCCTCCAGGCCTGGGCACTCGCCGGGCGTACGGTCGCACCATGGTTGAAGCTGGAACCCGCAGGAGGAACCCCGCATGCGTGA
- the lnt gene encoding apolipoprotein N-acyltransferase, whose translation MRDEVVDLKRWHRLLLAMLSGVMLGFSFPPFHLGFLAAFGLVPLLTALRGLDGIRVPLRYVYLAMLVFHAITINWTGGYAHGNDPYMMIAGTVTILIHPFFYYLPMGVFLLLRKHFGPARALFFLPFLWVGYEYSHSLSEWSFPWLTLGNSQTFDLARIQFIEYTGVWGLSFWLLAVNVLVYIVCFRVIEDLRASWRTSTRVIAVATIVVALAPSVYGLFVLANASAGEVAPDDPRGLNVGIIQSNVDPWDKWKANGFETHALYMDLTKRLMDSVGSPGPDIVLWPETAAPLDVLGSQNAPVLSSIKEHLSTWNTSLLTGLPHKVVYADSASAPKSARREKVSGTRYDWYNAAAFIQPDTVAPAWYGKMKMVPFAERIPYADMFQFFDFLRWDVGIGGWQIGPDTTIFHDVRTGARFSTIICYESTYPGFVAGFVRRGAEFMTLITIDSWWDHMSGAYQHQQIAVLRAVENRRWIARCAVGGISCTIDPFGRAHGATTLFTERLLSSRIVRSTDQTFYTKHGDLLGDMCLWLSVVALAAGLGQSFLTRKRTLAWQQQ comes from the coding sequence ATGCGTGACGAAGTCGTGGACCTGAAACGGTGGCACCGCCTCCTTCTCGCGATGCTGTCGGGAGTGATGCTCGGCTTTTCCTTCCCGCCGTTCCACCTTGGATTCCTTGCAGCCTTCGGACTCGTGCCTCTGCTGACAGCCCTGCGGGGGTTGGATGGCATTCGTGTACCGCTGCGCTATGTGTATCTTGCCATGCTCGTGTTCCACGCGATCACGATCAACTGGACCGGCGGGTATGCGCACGGCAACGATCCCTATATGATGATCGCCGGCACCGTCACCATTCTCATCCATCCGTTCTTCTATTACCTGCCGATGGGCGTATTCCTTCTCCTGCGGAAGCACTTCGGCCCCGCACGGGCATTGTTCTTTCTGCCCTTCCTGTGGGTGGGTTACGAGTACAGTCATTCGTTGAGTGAATGGTCGTTCCCGTGGCTCACCCTCGGCAACAGTCAAACGTTCGATCTTGCAAGGATCCAGTTCATCGAGTACACCGGTGTGTGGGGGCTCTCGTTCTGGCTCCTCGCGGTGAATGTCCTCGTGTACATCGTCTGTTTCCGGGTCATCGAAGACCTCCGCGCGAGCTGGCGCACGTCGACACGGGTGATCGCCGTTGCGACGATCGTCGTGGCACTCGCACCGTCCGTGTATGGACTCTTCGTCCTTGCCAACGCATCTGCCGGAGAGGTTGCCCCGGATGATCCGCGTGGGCTGAACGTAGGCATCATCCAGTCGAACGTTGACCCCTGGGACAAGTGGAAGGCAAACGGGTTCGAAACCCATGCGCTCTATATGGACCTGACCAAACGGCTCATGGACAGTGTGGGGTCTCCGGGGCCGGATATCGTACTCTGGCCGGAGACCGCTGCACCACTTGATGTGCTCGGCTCCCAGAATGCCCCGGTCCTGTCGTCGATCAAAGAACACCTCTCCACCTGGAACACCTCGCTTCTCACAGGATTGCCGCATAAGGTCGTGTATGCGGACTCTGCGAGCGCGCCGAAGAGTGCCCGGAGAGAGAAGGTGAGCGGCACGAGATACGACTGGTACAACGCCGCAGCGTTCATCCAGCCCGACACGGTGGCTCCCGCGTGGTACGGCAAGATGAAGATGGTGCCCTTCGCCGAGCGAATTCCCTATGCGGACATGTTCCAGTTCTTTGATTTCCTTCGCTGGGATGTCGGCATCGGAGGGTGGCAGATCGGGCCGGACACCACGATCTTCCATGATGTACGTACCGGAGCCCGCTTCTCGACGATCATCTGTTACGAATCCACGTATCCGGGCTTCGTTGCCGGGTTCGTGCGGCGCGGGGCGGAATTTATGACGCTCATCACCATCGACAGCTGGTGGGACCACATGTCGGGTGCGTATCAGCACCAGCAGATCGCCGTGCTGCGTGCTGTGGAGAACCGCCGGTGGATCGCACGGTGTGCCGTGGGGGGCATTTCGTGCACGATCGATCCTTTCGGGCGTGCCCATGGTGCCACGACGTTGTTCACCGAGCGGTTGTTGAGCAGCCGCATCGTGCGGAGCACGGACCAGACGTTCTATACGAAACATGGGGACCTGCTGGGCGACATGTGCCTCTGGCTCTCGGTGGTCGCACTCGCAGCAGGACTCGGACAATCGTTCCTTACCCGAAAACGGACGCTCGCATGGCAGCAGCAATGA
- the ltaE gene encoding low-specificity L-threonine aldolase yields the protein MAAAMIDLRSDTLTRPSKAMRQAMAEAEVGDDVFGEDPTVNRLQDRVAELLGKERSLFVASGTMGNQLCIKTHTHAGDEVIAEAGAHVFFYETAGAAFLSSVQIFQVKGTRGVLSADDVQQAIRPDIYYMPKTRLLCLENTHNRAGGAVYPLEAFASIAQFAHGAGLKVHLDGARLWNACAATGVDAAGYCRHVDSVSVCLSKGLGAPVGSVIAGSKDFIDEARHYRKIFGGGMRQAGILAAAGLYALDHNVARLADDHERARAFAGTVGAVPGVAIDMATVQSNIVIMDTTGTGIGAGEWAKRFGDAGVRLSQASDHTLRAVTHLDVSAQDVQDAATRLVRVLTSPLT from the coding sequence ATGGCAGCAGCAATGATCGATCTTAGAAGCGATACCCTCACGCGTCCATCGAAGGCCATGCGCCAGGCGATGGCCGAAGCGGAGGTCGGTGACGATGTGTTCGGTGAAGATCCGACGGTGAACCGGCTTCAGGACCGGGTGGCCGAACTCCTCGGGAAGGAGCGCTCGTTGTTCGTTGCGAGCGGGACCATGGGGAATCAGCTCTGCATCAAGACACATACCCATGCCGGCGATGAGGTGATCGCAGAGGCCGGAGCGCATGTGTTCTTTTACGAGACGGCCGGTGCGGCGTTCCTCTCATCCGTGCAGATCTTCCAGGTGAAGGGGACGCGCGGCGTGCTGTCGGCGGACGATGTGCAGCAGGCGATCCGTCCGGACATCTATTATATGCCGAAGACCCGCCTCCTCTGCCTCGAGAATACGCACAATCGTGCGGGTGGCGCGGTGTATCCGTTGGAGGCGTTCGCCTCGATCGCGCAGTTCGCCCACGGTGCGGGACTGAAGGTGCACCTGGACGGTGCACGCCTGTGGAATGCCTGTGCGGCAACGGGAGTGGATGCGGCCGGGTACTGCCGCCACGTGGACTCCGTGTCGGTGTGCCTTTCGAAAGGGCTCGGTGCTCCGGTCGGCTCCGTGATCGCCGGGTCAAAGGACTTCATCGATGAGGCACGGCACTACCGGAAGATCTTTGGCGGGGGGATGCGGCAGGCCGGGATCCTTGCGGCGGCGGGGCTCTATGCATTGGACCACAACGTTGCCCGGCTCGCGGATGATCATGAACGTGCCCGTGCATTCGCCGGAACGGTCGGTGCCGTACCGGGCGTCGCCATCGACATGGCCACGGTGCAGTCGAACATCGTCATCATGGATACCACGGGAACGGGCATCGGTGCGGGGGAATGGGCAAAGCGGTTTGGAGATGCCGGCGTACGCCTCAGTCAGGCGAGCGACCATACGTTGCGGGCGGTGACGCACCTGGATGTCAGTGCGCAGGATGTGCAGGATGCTGCAACGCGTCTCGTGCGCGTCCTGACGTCCCCCCTCACATGA
- a CDS encoding outer membrane beta-barrel protein, protein MKAMSRICTLALAIAISFADMPAYAQPQTDSTFAVVLYGGAGITRYVAAINTPVGIRASLHPGGAAFSFRAMWYPDHLLRIGIETGWVRFYSYTLHGAADGNLYTSAAPLLLVFSMPVTDRLNAYVGGGGYFVSSKLDFEGVVRETQFSQGYMLGASYHFPLNQAFGLAAEMKWYNASEFEDGTFCAQVMVVWRCLSW, encoded by the coding sequence ATGAAGGCCATGTCCCGCATCTGCACCCTTGCCCTCGCGATCGCGATCTCCTTCGCCGACATGCCTGCCTATGCACAGCCGCAAACCGATTCTACGTTCGCGGTCGTTCTGTACGGTGGCGCGGGCATCACCCGCTACGTCGCAGCGATCAACACTCCCGTGGGGATCAGGGCTTCGCTCCACCCCGGCGGCGCCGCGTTCAGCTTCCGCGCGATGTGGTATCCTGACCATCTTCTCCGGATCGGGATAGAAACGGGATGGGTGCGGTTCTACTCGTACACACTCCATGGTGCTGCCGATGGGAACCTGTATACATCAGCGGCTCCCCTGCTCCTGGTGTTCTCCATGCCGGTGACAGATCGATTGAATGCGTACGTGGGGGGAGGCGGGTACTTCGTATCGTCGAAGCTGGACTTCGAAGGGGTCGTGCGTGAAACGCAGTTCAGTCAGGGGTATATGCTCGGGGCATCCTACCACTTCCCGCTGAACCAGGCGTTCGGCCTCGCCGCGGAAATGAAGTGGTACAACGCCAGCGAATTCGAGGATGGGACCTTCTGTGCTCAGGTGATGGTGGTCTGGCGATGCCTCTCCTGGTAG
- a CDS encoding glycerophosphodiester phosphodiesterase, with product MTHRAAILAGCLLAFASCTPEDSVVMPDDASYGLPAGTTPLAPASRKVLEGVYQVIDNAKPFGEFLVLRWSYVATGTDTTHYLSMFGARGVCYFILEGARSDSTVHFSGYWRRMTSFETGNASFTISPTNGGRAVTALSPRAQRDTLTITGRYDNGNGTQAETLNLRYLRPLYITTPFAIIAHRAGGRNSDLLPASENTVDMALHAERFGANGIEIDVRMTTDNVPILFHDEDLNLRLNIKNGLTGPVESYSYVQLQAFVRLLHGESIPTLKEVLDAVIDRTNLRIVWLDMKSARPSMSAVRAVQRAAMARANAQAALGKRNPLVILIGLPDEEKVDEYMTLPDRAEAYAICELGLDQVRRTSATVWAPRWTMGTPPADVAQMHAEGRKVLVWTLDVPQYIAQFVQQGELDGILSNYPSSVAFMYFARPPQ from the coding sequence GTGACGCACCGTGCCGCCATACTGGCAGGATGCCTCCTTGCATTCGCCTCCTGCACGCCCGAGGATTCCGTCGTGATGCCGGATGACGCGTCCTACGGATTGCCTGCCGGCACGACACCACTTGCACCCGCATCGCGTAAGGTGCTCGAGGGCGTCTATCAGGTGATCGACAATGCAAAGCCCTTCGGCGAATTCCTCGTCCTCCGTTGGAGCTATGTGGCCACAGGTACCGATACCACGCACTATCTCTCCATGTTCGGCGCGCGCGGGGTCTGCTATTTCATCCTCGAGGGAGCACGCAGCGACTCCACCGTCCACTTCTCCGGCTACTGGAGGAGAATGACCTCCTTCGAGACCGGCAATGCTTCGTTCACCATCTCTCCAACGAATGGCGGCAGAGCCGTCACGGCGCTCTCCCCGCGTGCACAGCGTGATACGCTCACGATCACAGGGCGGTATGACAACGGGAACGGAACCCAGGCCGAGACGTTGAATCTTCGTTACCTCCGGCCTCTCTACATCACGACGCCTTTCGCCATCATCGCACACCGGGCGGGGGGCCGCAATTCGGACCTCTTGCCGGCGAGCGAGAACACCGTGGACATGGCGCTGCACGCCGAACGCTTCGGTGCCAACGGGATCGAGATCGATGTGCGCATGACCACGGACAATGTTCCCATCCTCTTTCACGATGAGGACCTGAATCTCCGGCTCAACATCAAGAACGGCCTCACCGGGCCCGTGGAATCCTATTCGTATGTACAGTTGCAGGCGTTCGTCCGGCTCCTCCATGGCGAGAGTATCCCGACCCTGAAAGAGGTCCTGGATGCCGTCATCGACCGGACCAACCTCCGTATCGTCTGGCTCGACATGAAATCGGCACGGCCCTCCATGAGCGCTGTGCGTGCAGTGCAACGTGCAGCCATGGCCCGCGCCAATGCCCAGGCAGCCCTCGGGAAGCGAAATCCCCTGGTCATCCTCATCGGCCTTCCGGATGAAGAGAAAGTGGATGAATACATGACCCTGCCGGACCGCGCCGAGGCGTACGCCATCTGCGAACTCGGCCTGGATCAGGTCCGCCGTACTTCCGCGACAGTGTGGGCGCCGCGCTGGACCATGGGCACCCCCCCGGCGGACGTTGCACAAATGCACGCCGAGGGGCGCAAAGTCCTGGTCTGGACACTGGACGTCCCGCAATACATTGCGCAGTTCGTGCAACAGGGAGAGCTGGACGGGATCCTGTCGAATTATCCTTCCAGCGTCGCGTTCATGTATTTCGCCCGGCCTCCCCAATGA